The DNA region ACATATGATGGTAAAACTGAATATATAGCTAACAAACCTTCAAGTGAAATTAGTGGTAAAGGTTACTATGTAGATTTTATGTTAGGAGGAGATTTAAATTCAATAGCATATAATCCGAAGTTAACTGTATCACCAATAGTTGGAATTAGGTATAATAAGTTTAACAACTCTAGCTATAAATTATTTAATGATGTTAATGTAAGTGATGCAGAGCATCATATACTAGAAGCTAGAGCAGGGGGGACAGTAAAATATGTTATTGATAATAAAAATATATCAATAATACCTGAAGTATATGCTTTTATTCATAGCAATTTGCCAACTAACAGTAGTAATATAAAACTAGAATATGTTGCTTCATCAAACTCTAGTACTGTGGATATTAAACCAGCAAAAATGCATACACTATTTGGTCAGTTAGGTGGAACAGTAACTATATATCGTGGTCCAATTCGATTTGGAGCATCATATAGTGCTTATTTTGCTGAAAAATATATTGCTCATGTTGGATCTTTAAATATAAAAGCTAATTTCTAGCTTTTATATTTTTTGCTACTTAAATATCTGATGTTATATATTGAAAGCACAAAGTTTGATAAGAAATGCTTAGACTATAGGAGGAGTAAGTATTATGGCTTTTTTTAATGATTATATATAACGCCAATTTAGGATAAGGAGATAGAAGAGAAAGAAGAGGAGATAAGATAAGGATTAAGTTTGGAGATAGAATAACTAGCAAGAGAAGCAATTATATGAACAAAGAAATTAATAGGAGAACGGTGTCTAGTATGCTCTAAAAGCATATGTTTTTTTAGTACATTAAAGACAGACTCAATTAAAGAACGTTTATTTAATAACTGCTTATCTTGTATGACCAATAAATATGTTTTCATATCTTTACGAAGATTAGTAAATAAACGTAGACCATTTGTCAGCAGTTGATGAAATAACTCTTTAGATATGTAAGCTTTATCACCAAACAATTTACCAGATAAGACTTTAGAAATAACTGAAGCTATAGATAGGTCGCTTTTATTGCTTTTAGTAATTTTAACTGACATTATTTCGCCTTTATTATTGATTTAAAGATGTTAGAAGAACAATATAAGGAACTCGATAGCAATAAAGCTATTGGAATAGATGGTATAACTAAAGAGGATTATGGTAAGAAGTTGAAAGCAAATCTGCTTTCGCTTCTTACTAGAATTCGCAAAGGGCAATATCAAGCTAAACCTACACGAATAACGGAAATTCCAAAAGAAGATGGAGTCAAAAAAAGACCTTTGATAATATCATGTTTTGAAGATAAGATAATCGAGTCTACAGTAAGCAAGATACTAAACTCTGTGTTTGAGCAAATATTCTTAAAGTATTCATATGGATTTCGACCTAAATTAAATGCACACGACGCTTTAAGGGAGTTAAATAAACTTACGTATAACTTCAATAAAGGGGCTATAGTAGAGATTGATATAACAAAGTGTTTCAATACAATCAAGCATTGTGAGTTGATGGAATTTCTAAGAAAGAGAATATCTGACAAGAAATTTCTAAGACTAGTTATGAAACTGATTGAAATACCAATCATAGAAAATGGTACTATAGTTACTAACAAAGAAGGTTGTCGTCAAGGATCAATAGTTTCACCAATCCTGGCAAATGTCTTTCTGCATTATGTTATAGATAGCTGGTTTGCAAAAATCAGCAAAGAAAACTTAATGGGACAAACAGGAATGGTGAGGTACTGCGACGATATGGTATTTGTCTTTGAAAGGGAAGCAGATGCGAAAAGGTTTTATGATGTTTTGCCTAAAAGGTTAAATAAGTATGGGCTAAATATCAATGAAGCTAAATCACAAATGATAAAATCTGGTAGAGACCATGCTGCAAATTTAGCCCAACAATGCAGGAAGATCGCAAGTTATAATTTTCTTGGATTTACTTGCTATTGGAGAAAATCAAGATTTGGCATAACATGGAGACTAAAATATACCTCAAGGAGAGATCGTTTTACTGAGAAACTGAAAGGACTGAGAAAATATTTGCGTAGTCAGCTAAACAAGCAAGATAAAACACAAACATTATCACAAGTCATTAGAGTTATTAGGTGAATGGATCAACTATCATGGTATATCGGATAACAAAAGACGAGTAAGTTCATTTATCAACCAAAGTACACGTGCAATATATAACTGGTTCAATAGAATGGGAGGAAAACGTAAGATGAATTGGAAAAGACTAACCGAGATACTTAAAAGAGTAAATTTTCCTAAAATTGGAAAGATTGTCTCAATGTTCTAGACAACAAATAAGGCATAATGCTTATCTTATTTTTGAGAGCCGGATGCGGTAATTCTGCAAGTCCGGTTCTGAGGAGGGGCCTAATTGAGCGATTGGTTAGGTTTACTCACATAGATTTAATTTGATCTCTGGCATTTATAATTTTGAACTACATTAACCAGTTTCGAACGAGGTCTATTATCGCCACAGTTAACAAAAGTATTAAAATACTATAAGTGTTCATTTGCTAATATTTCTAACATCTTACGTGTGGTTAAATCTAATATTGGTGCAGTTTTATCAGAATTATTACAAATATTAGAAAGTTCCAAAATAAGTAACCTGTGTGAGGAGCTAGGGATTAATTTTTCTAGTCTTAGTAGTATCTTAAGTGAAGCAGGATCTGATGGGGCGAAAGCTTTAAAAGGGTTATTACTGTTGTTAGATGGTACAGCATTTATGTTACTACAGAAATATGAGATCAGCCCTCATAATTTTTGTACTATTTTAAGTGGATCTGGAGCTAAGGCCAAAGAAGTTACTCAAAAAGTATTAGAGATATTATCAGACCAACAACTAGATGACTCATGTAAGAAACAATTTTTCAAAAATAGTTCAAAATTTGCATGAAGTGGAGTTAATACTCCTGACATCTTCAGAAAATTTTTGTCATCATCATTAGATGAAACCGTACAACAAACAAAAGAAAATACTTATTATACTACTGGGCAGGTTGAACAACAAGATGATAATATACAAGCATTTCCAAGTACTTCAACTGCAGCGTTAGATGTTACTGATATTAAGATACAAGAATCTGTTGCTGTATCTTCATTAGATTTAGAAGAAAATTTTCAGTTAGCTATGGATTTTATAATGCAAGATTTCGAATCTTCTTCTAGCACTGCAACAGTTATGAGTCCTGATATTAACATGACACAAGAAGAATATATTGATAATATTATTCCCCCCTTGGATCAAGAAAGTAGTAATATATTACTAGATTCTGATTAATTATAACGCTTATGAGGAAGGTGTACAATCTTGGGACTATCATGTAGTTATGCGAGATCTATGCTGTTATTGTTGCTAAGCACATTGCTAATGGCTTATCAGAACATTCTGCCAAAAATTTTGCTCGAGTCTACATTGAAGGTTTTAGTTTGTTTATTAAAAATCATCAAAAATGAGACTGTTATGCTTACAACTATGCTGATGCTTATGCAGATTGTATCAGCAGTGGTAAACACGAATGTTATGCTCAAAACTATGCTGAAGCTAGTACGGATTTTATGTTTACTGAAGAAGAAGAGCAACTTCAGGATATATTTTTGAGCAAATGAGTGCTAACGTTGATTATACTGGAGATAGTATTTTTAATGATTATGTTGAAGAATAGATTAGAACTGCAACCAAATACATAATTTTTAATCTCAGATAGTTCTCATTGTGTGGTGTTATGAGTATATTATTGCATATAAAATCCAGAGTTCGATATAATTGAGAGATCGTAGGTAAGGCAAAGAAAGAGAAAGATAATTTAAACTTGAAAAAGAAACAAAAATTTTATTAGGTTTAAAAACATAAAGCAAGCAATACAGAGAGGACATTAGTGTAAAAATACATACCAGAATCTCTGGCAAGTATTATCAATATGAAAAAGATGTTTTAATTGACCATTATATAGTTTCTATAATAGACCTTTTGTTAAGAGGTGAAAATTTTATAGGATGAATTACTTTTTCTTTCATGTTGGATCTAATTTTTGTGATTAGCCCTAAACTTTGGTTAGTAAGTGATACAACAAGTTTTTTGCTAATAAATCCATGATCAGCAAATAGCCATCCTTTAAGTTTGCATACTAAATATTCTACTACTATTCTATCATTAACATTGCCTGAAGTTAGAGTGAAAAAACTCACAATATCTCTATGATGATTAATAAATATATGCAGCTTACATTTAAAAACCATCCTGTAGAACTTTTGCCAATTCATGTTTTATTTTAAAATTCTTTTTATACCTATAAATCCTCTGATTATTGTATACAGGAAGCTTTGTTGAGTTAATATAATATTTTCTGTTTCTTTTTCTGACAGTAATTGTAAAAAATATAGTCAAACAAGTATATAACATAACTGCTCTACAGCGGTTTAGCTATATAAGATGT from Orientia tsutsugamushi str. Boryong includes:
- a CDS encoding reverse transcriptase domain-containing protein — its product is MLEEQYKELDSNKAIGIDGITKEDYGKKLKANLLSLLTRIRKGQYQAKPTRITEIPKEDGVKKRPLIISCFEDKIIESTVSKILNSVFEQIFLKYSYGFRPKLNAHDALRELNKLTYNFNKGAIVEIDITKCFNTIKHCELMEFLRKRISDKKFLRLVMKLIEIPIIENGTIVTNKEGCRQGSIVSPILANVFLHYVIDSWFAKISKENLMGQTGMVRYCDDMVFVFEREADAKRFYDVLPKRLNKYGLNINEAKSQMIKSGRDHAANLAQQCRKIASYNFLGFTCYWRKSRFGITWRLKYTSRRDRFTEKLKGLRKYLRSQLNKQDKTQTLSQVIRVIR
- a CDS encoding transposase, producing MVFKCKLHIFINHHRDIVSFFTLTSGNVNDRIVVEYLVCKLKGWLFADHGFISKKLVVSLTNQSLGLITKIRSNMKEKVIHPIKFSPLNKRSIIETI